In Salisediminibacterium beveridgei, one DNA window encodes the following:
- a CDS encoding N-6 DNA methylase, producing MYAGPEMELKLKKVHDLKEQGIVIVKDEVRSSPTSNLKADLIGYTIDEDGELIPQVVVEIKDSVTKGSQQQLMKLTEAIPVPYALLVTPEKQVWFETDTFLQAEPPIFNSSREYINSEKFQKDLLWQIVDRLRGEFRPEKTWIYIVQGMLVRSYMEEMSSLHEWLDLKEDDYQDLVDEAFQYYQIDLLPEKTNVNKLSFELFKWKLGEVRHKDSKHADSLISLSEINEYDGNHRTASSVRDLFVGLINVLKLSDYSVLEMCAGYGRITSGLLQQKDEIGSYFGMELNEYVANYHKMLMIISGHEHIKVKQGDVLDRDHELPNQQDLVIIDPPLGFRLPPRRYTGYELNKKAIQALDLMLERATEILKPEGYIICFVNEAFLYQGTSENTRSLLLDRMVIEAIISLPTHTLKPLTSIKVGVLVLRKKKQDEKEPKNLFAADCETIDEFTEAVQGFEKWKKGEEL from the coding sequence ATGTACGCTGGACCTGAAATGGAACTTAAGTTAAAAAAGGTACATGATTTGAAAGAACAGGGGATCGTTATTGTAAAAGATGAAGTTCGCAGCAGTCCTACATCAAATCTAAAGGCGGATTTGATAGGATATACGATTGATGAAGATGGAGAATTAATTCCTCAAGTTGTGGTTGAAATTAAAGATAGCGTTACAAAGGGATCACAACAACAGTTGATGAAGTTGACAGAGGCGATACCGGTCCCTTATGCGTTATTGGTTACACCGGAAAAACAGGTCTGGTTTGAAACAGACACATTCCTCCAGGCTGAACCACCAATATTTAATAGCTCTCGAGAATATATAAACTCAGAAAAATTTCAGAAGGATTTATTGTGGCAAATTGTTGATCGATTAAGGGGAGAATTCCGGCCTGAAAAGACGTGGATCTATATCGTTCAAGGTATGCTGGTTCGATCTTATATGGAGGAAATGTCTTCATTGCATGAGTGGTTGGACTTAAAAGAGGATGATTATCAAGACCTGGTTGACGAAGCATTTCAATATTATCAGATTGATTTATTACCCGAAAAGACGAACGTTAATAAATTATCTTTTGAACTCTTCAAGTGGAAGCTAGGAGAGGTGAGGCATAAGGATTCTAAACACGCCGATTCATTGATTTCGTTGTCTGAGATAAATGAGTATGATGGAAATCACCGCACAGCCTCATCTGTGAGAGATTTATTCGTTGGATTAATTAATGTCCTAAAATTATCTGATTACTCTGTATTGGAAATGTGTGCAGGCTATGGACGTATTACAAGTGGCCTTTTACAGCAAAAAGATGAAATCGGATCATACTTTGGAATGGAACTGAATGAATATGTAGCAAATTATCACAAGATGCTCATGATTATCAGTGGACACGAACATATTAAGGTTAAACAAGGTGATGTTTTGGATCGGGATCATGAACTTCCAAATCAGCAAGACCTTGTCATTATCGATCCGCCTTTAGGGTTTCGTTTACCCCCACGTCGATATACAGGCTATGAATTGAATAAGAAAGCTATACAAGCATTGGATTTAATGTTGGAGCGCGCAACAGAGATTCTAAAACCGGAAGGATATATTATTTGTTTCGTGAACGAGGCATTTTTGTATCAGGGTACATCCGAGAATACAAGATCTTTGTTACTGGATCGAATGGTGATCGAAGCGATAATCAGTCTTCCCACCCACACATTAAAGCCTTTAACGAGCATTAAAGTTGGTGTACTTGTCTTGAGGAAAAAGAAGCAGGATGAAAAAGAACCTAAAAATTTGTTCGCAGCAGATTGTGAAACAATCGATGAATTTACAGAGGCCGTTCAGGGATTTGAGAAGTGGAAGAAGGGGGAGGAATTGTGA
- a CDS encoding zinc-binding dehydrogenase: protein MRAVQVMGYGDVDQLQTVTQPVPEPKKDEVLIQVKACAINNTEIWMREGAYGTGAKSGWRPEGVQFPRTPGSDITGIVVKTGEAVDDGMIGKSVVLFPFTSSGADGEEQYADDMAFIGSEYDGGYADYVVWPAALCFDMPLPDFTESAVFSVSGLTAWHMAEQLQIQPGETVVVTGANGGVGSLNVQIAARVFGAKVIAIVGDLTMADSLKALGATHVCSYRSEHLADEILSVTGGPVDAVLDVVGDALFATSLKVLKKGGKFCTSGSAGGQKTELDFRTLYLKHITLFGSVLGTREEFRRMLHAIAAGTIQPVIDRTFPLTQAREAQTYFKKAGKLGKVVLLPEA from the coding sequence ATGAGAGCAGTACAAGTGATGGGGTACGGGGACGTGGATCAGCTGCAGACGGTCACACAACCGGTGCCGGAACCAAAAAAGGATGAAGTGCTCATTCAAGTGAAGGCCTGTGCCATTAACAATACGGAGATCTGGATGCGGGAAGGGGCTTATGGCACAGGGGCCAAGTCCGGCTGGCGACCGGAGGGGGTGCAGTTTCCGCGGACGCCGGGCTCGGACATTACGGGCATCGTTGTGAAGACGGGGGAAGCGGTTGATGACGGCATGATCGGTAAATCGGTGGTCCTGTTTCCGTTTACATCAAGCGGTGCTGACGGAGAGGAACAGTATGCGGACGACATGGCCTTTATCGGCTCCGAATATGACGGCGGCTATGCGGACTACGTCGTCTGGCCGGCGGCGCTCTGTTTTGACATGCCCCTGCCGGACTTCACGGAGAGTGCGGTGTTTTCCGTCAGTGGGTTGACGGCCTGGCATATGGCAGAACAACTTCAGATCCAGCCCGGGGAGACGGTCGTGGTCACTGGGGCAAATGGCGGCGTGGGTTCACTCAATGTCCAGATAGCGGCGCGCGTATTTGGTGCGAAGGTGATTGCGATTGTCGGTGATCTGACGATGGCGGACAGCTTGAAAGCACTCGGGGCAACCCATGTCTGTTCGTACCGTTCAGAGCATCTGGCAGATGAGATCCTGAGCGTCACGGGCGGTCCTGTTGACGCCGTCCTCGATGTGGTCGGCGATGCGCTCTTTGCGACGTCGCTTAAGGTACTGAAGAAGGGCGGGAAGTTCTGCACGTCAGGCTCCGCTGGCGGTCAGAAGACGGAACTGGATTTTCGCACGCTCTATTTAAAACACATTACGCTCTTTGGCTCGGTTCTCGGAACAAGGGAAGAATTCAGACGGATGCTGCACGCGATTGCGGCAGGGACGATCCAACCGGTAATTGACCGCACCTTTCCGTTGACGCAGGCAAGGGAAGCGCAGACGTATTTTAAGAAAGCCGGAAAACTGGGCAAGGTTGTCCTTCTTCCTGAAGCCTGA
- a CDS encoding SpoIIAA family protein, translating to MMNFVTHHEEAILEANIDGDVTIEDIKEMERLFYELKAAHKKVKMLFVIKNASIKGNALIADVHFDLKNWRHFDKVAVVSDKRSVAVVTRLMSKLPKTDMKHYSLSDITEATTWVQT from the coding sequence ATGATGAACTTTGTGACGCATCATGAGGAAGCGATTCTGGAGGCGAACATTGACGGGGATGTGACGATCGAAGACATCAAAGAAATGGAGAGGCTATTTTATGAGCTGAAAGCCGCTCATAAGAAGGTGAAGATGCTGTTTGTGATCAAGAACGCAAGCATCAAAGGGAATGCCTTGATCGCGGACGTGCACTTCGATCTGAAGAACTGGCGTCACTTTGACAAAGTCGCCGTCGTCAGTGACAAACGATCCGTCGCCGTTGTGACCCGCCTGATGAGTAAACTGCCGAAGACGGATATGAAGCATTACTCCCTGTCGGATATCACCGAAGCCACCACCTGGGTACAAACGTGA
- a CDS encoding restriction endonuclease subunit S translates to MNTTMTLPYEKITKKDWSINALLSALNTKREQGPALEKLASLNPVKLKKTEIQVDEIYRYIDISALSPEKGMVEEIKEMEGAKLPARATLQVQTGDLILSSVRPERNAVARITDNLSGCLVNNTFIVIRPHQRTFSYLLYFVLRTDNVRSKFMLIARGNAIPTMKTKDVKDVKLPIYGVTDEQEQTAEKLYNQWYQKQMSVQSLGDLVESVLRDFDVFSPVSQEQKHRTLYSAISYCELEGRWDVASSLNEVDLEKEARVPMRPLESLAVSFKAGATISAKEYQDEGTPYIRIKNIEKGTLTDHELVYVSEEWAEKFEKAIIKPYHVLISRVGTVGKTGVADKAFSGALASQHITLVEANREKLLPLFLSYFMMTEWGLTQLQQRASGSSQVFIKLKDIKELLVPAIPISDQEKIILAIKKKEFQQSDQEVKKEIEKLTNEIIV, encoded by the coding sequence GTGAATACAACGATGACGCTTCCTTATGAAAAAATCACTAAGAAAGATTGGTCAATCAATGCTCTTTTGTCAGCATTAAATACTAAAAGGGAGCAAGGTCCGGCACTTGAAAAACTTGCGAGCTTAAATCCCGTCAAATTAAAGAAAACAGAGATTCAAGTAGACGAGATTTATCGTTATATTGATATATCTGCCCTTTCTCCGGAAAAAGGCATGGTAGAAGAAATAAAAGAAATGGAAGGTGCAAAGCTTCCAGCGAGAGCAACGCTGCAGGTTCAAACCGGAGATCTCATTCTATCCAGTGTGCGCCCTGAGCGAAATGCAGTTGCGAGAATCACTGACAATTTATCAGGCTGTTTGGTCAATAATACATTTATTGTTATACGCCCTCATCAACGTACATTTTCATATTTGCTCTATTTCGTATTAAGGACTGACAACGTTCGTTCAAAATTCATGCTGATCGCAAGAGGAAATGCGATCCCTACGATGAAAACTAAGGATGTAAAGGACGTCAAGTTACCGATTTATGGGGTGACAGACGAGCAAGAACAAACCGCAGAGAAACTCTATAATCAATGGTATCAAAAACAAATGAGTGTTCAATCACTGGGAGATTTGGTTGAATCGGTACTCCGGGATTTCGATGTCTTCAGCCCTGTCAGTCAGGAACAGAAGCATCGAACACTGTATAGTGCAATTTCTTATTGCGAGCTAGAGGGCCGTTGGGATGTTGCCTCGAGCTTAAACGAAGTTGACCTGGAGAAAGAAGCAAGGGTGCCGATGAGACCATTAGAATCATTGGCGGTTTCGTTCAAAGCTGGGGCTACCATTTCAGCAAAAGAATATCAGGACGAAGGGACTCCATATATTCGTATAAAAAATATCGAAAAGGGTACATTAACGGATCATGAACTTGTGTATGTGTCAGAGGAATGGGCTGAAAAATTCGAGAAGGCTATTATAAAGCCTTATCATGTATTGATTTCAAGGGTAGGAACTGTCGGTAAAACCGGCGTCGCAGATAAAGCTTTTTCAGGTGCTTTGGCGAGCCAACATATCACGTTAGTTGAGGCGAATCGAGAGAAACTTCTTCCTTTGTTTTTAAGCTATTTCATGATGACAGAGTGGGGGCTGACACAGCTTCAGCAGCGTGCAAGTGGATCATCGCAGGTGTTTATCAAGCTGAAAGATATAAAAGAACTCCTGGTTCCTGCCATTCCAATTTCAGATCAGGAAAAAATTATTTTAGCCATTAAAAAGAAGGAATTCCAGCAATCGGATCAAGAAGTAAAGAAAGAGATAGAAAAATTAACAAATGAAATCATTGTTTAA